The Microcella sp. genome includes the window ACCCAGTTCCACGACCGCCAGCGCGGGGTCGTGCCCTCGGCGATCGCCCGCAGCACGTGCCGCAGCACGTGCGCCTCGCCCGCTTCGAGGCCGTCCCACCCCGGGTACACGTCGTCGAGGCTCAGCAGCTGCGCGCCCGTGCGCGTCGCGAGCGCGGTGGCGAACGTCGTCTTGCCCGAGCCGGAACGCCCGTCGACGAGGGTGATGCGCGGCCGGTCAGATGACACTGTTGAAGCTTCCGACGAGCACGGCGGTCGTGACGGCGATGACGGCCACCGCGATCGCGACCACCACCACAGCCGTGTCTGAGCGACGCCACGGCGAGGGGCGAGTCCACGTGCGCGGGCCGGGCGCGCCGAAGCCGCGCGCCTCCATGCCGATCGCGAGCGCAGAACCGCGGCGAATCGAGAGCACCAGCAGCGAGAACACCAACCCTCCGGCGCGACGCACGCGACTGCGGTCGCCGATGCCGCGCGCGCGACGCGCCCGCTCGAGCATGCGCGCGTCGTCGCGCAGCACGGTGAGCAGGCGCAGTGCGGCGACACCCCCGAGCACGAATCGACTCGGCAGTCGCAGATTCTGACCGAGAGCATCCCCCAACCGCGTCGCATCAGGCCGCGCGAACAGGGCGATCGCGGGCACCCCGATGGCGAGAATGCGCAGCAGGGTGGCGAAGGCGAGCTCGATCGAGCCATCGCTGATCTGCACGAGAAGAAACTCGGCGTAGACAGTGCCGCTCGACTGCCCGTAGAGCACGATCGTGATCGCGGCGAACGGGGCCGCGATGAGAATCGGGGCGATGCGGCGCAGCAGGGTGCGCCACGGGATGCCCAAGAGGGGTATCAGCAGCCACTGCAGCGTCACGGCGACCGCGGCCGACACCACGTCGATCGTCGTGACCAGCAGCAGGGCAGGCACGAGCGAGGCCGCGATCGCGGCGACGGGGTTGAGCCGCTCGCCCAGCGGCGCCCGCGCGTCGAGTCGTGCCCGGGCGTCGACGCCCGCTCGCGCGGCAGAGTTTGTCCGCTCGCCCCGGAAACCTTCTCCGGCGCTCGGCGTGTCGTCGCCGACACGCCCACCGGCGTCGGCAACACCGGGTCGAGCGGACGCAAGAGGCTCAGCGAGTTCGGCCTGAGCGGGTTGCTCGGCCTCGGGTCGAGAGTCGAGCGCCGGCAGGGCGACCTCGCGCGCGCCGAGCGCCTCGACCAGGGCGCGGTCGTGCGTCGCCATGACGACGGCTCCCCCGGCGTCGCGGTGCTCGGCGAGCAGCGCCGCCAGCCCGGCCCACGTGCGCGCGTCTTGGCCGAAGCTCGGCTCATCGAGCAGCAGCACGGGCGGTGCCGTGGCCAAAGCTGTCGCCACCGAGAGCCGGCGCTGCTCGCCTCCACTCAGCGAGAAGGGGCTCGAGCCCGCGTGCCGCCGCAAGCCGAGCCGATCGAGCAGCGTGTCGACACGCGCGGCAGTTGGTGGCCCCGCCTCAGGCGACGCACCGCGCCCGCGCGAGGCAGCGCGCTCGAGTGCGCGCGGCCCCACGGCCAGTTCGTCGCGCACGGTGCCGGCGACGAACTGGTGCTCGGGGTTCTGAAAGACGACGCCGAAGCGCGCGGCGAGCTCGGCGGAACTCCACTCGGTGGGCGAGCCTGCCTCGAGTGCCTCGATGAGCCCGCCCGCGGGCGGCAGCAGGCCGGCGAGGGTGAGCAGCACCGTGCTCTTGCCTGCGCCGTTGGGCCCGGTCAGGGCGATGACCTCGCCCGCGCGCACCGTCAGGTCGAGCCCGAGCTCGATCGGCTCGCCCCCGGCGGGCCGCACATCGAGGGCCTCGCAGCGCACGAGCGGCGCACCGGCCGGGGCCGTCGCCGGTGCCGGATGCTCGGGCTCACGCCCCGCAACCCACACGCCGCGCGCCGCCAAGGCCTGCCCCTGCTCGGCGAGCACCGCGTCGATCGGCCCATCGGCGATGACTCGCCCGCCGTCGAGCACGATCACGCGGTCGACGAGCGAGGCCCACACGTCGACACGGTGCTCGACGACGACGAGCGTCAACCCGCGATCGCGCACGAGCTCGGCGACCGTGCGGGCCACCTGCACGACTCCTGCGGGGTCGAGCTGGGCGGTCGGCTCGTCGAGCAGCAGTGCCGCGGGCTCGAGCGCGAGCACTCCGGCGAGCGCGAGCCGCTGACGCTGCCCGCCCGACAGCCTGGCGCCCTCGGCGCCGTCGGGCAGGTCGAGCCCGACGGCTGCCAGACAGGCGTCGACGCGCTCGGCGATCTGCGCGGCAGGCACCCCGAGGTTCTCGGGCCCGAACGCCACGTCGTCTCGAGCGCGCGCGAGCACCAGTTGAGCATCCGGATCCTGCAGCAGCAGGCCCACCCGCCCGCGTGCCTCGCCCGGCGACCGGTCGTCGACGAGCAGCTCGCCGCGCTGATCGCCCTCGTCTGAGCCGCCGAGCACGCCGGCCCACGCCTGCAGCAGGGTCGACTTGCCGCTGCCCGAGGCTCCGAGCAGCAGCACGCGCTCACCCGGCGCGATGGTGAGGTCGAGGTCGTCGAGCACAGGTGTCGTGCGGCCGGCCGGAACCCAGCTCCAGCCGACCGCGCGCAGCGCGGCGCCCGTCGTCGTCACGAGGTCGATGGGGGTTCCTCACGAGCGGCGATCTCGCGCCCGGCGGCGAATCGCGACAGCGCGCCCGTGCGGGCGAGCCCGCGCACGATGAGCCAGCTGCCGAGACCCGCGATGAGCGCGCCAGACACGATGGCGCTCGACGCGTAGACGACCATGAACTCGGGGCGCGCCGCGGCGTAGTAGAACGTGAGGTCCATGACGACGAGACCAGCGGCGGCGCCGATGCCCGCGACGATCGCCGGCACGAGACTCCACGCTCGGTAGAGGAAGAGCGCGAACACGATCTCGGCGCCGAGGCCCTGCACAAGGCCCCACGCGAGTGCCGTCCAGCCCCAGAAGCCGCCGAGCAGCGCCGAGACCGCGGCGGCGACGAGCTCGCCGTAGAGGGCAGCGCCCGGCTTGCGCACGATGAGGCCGACGAGCACCGCCGGAAAGAGCCAGACGGCGTAGACGAGCGCCTGCAGCCCGGGCAGCACCGCTTCGATCGGCGCGGTGAGGGGCGAGTAGACCAAATTCCAGAGGGTGAAGACGAGACCGCCGGCGACGCCGAGCACGCTCGCGACGACGATATCGACGACGCGCCACCTCATCGAGGGGCGAGTGCGGGTAGTGGTTGCAGTGCTGACCATGTGCGTGCCTTTCGCTCTGCGCGGGCACGACGGTCGCACCCGCGGTTTCGGTCGGCACGGGTGCGAGAAGTCCTCCCTGCGCCGGCATGATCCGGATCAGGTTCGACGGTCGAAGCTTGAAATGAGCTTCCTCTCAGCCCGGCTCACCGGACTCCCGTGTACGAGCACCAGTCTACGGCCCCCAGGCAGACCCGTGCGCCGTGGATCGACCGGTCGCAGCGACGCCCGTGCCAACTAGGCTTCGAGGCATGGAACTGGCCTTCTCGCCCGAGCTGCTCATCGCCTTCGCCACACTGCTCGTGCTCGAGATCGTGCTGGGCATCGACAACGTCGTGTTCATCTCGATTCTCGCCGCGAAACTGCCGCCAGAGCAGCAGAATCGGGCACG containing:
- a CDS encoding ATP-binding cassette domain-containing protein, which gives rise to MTTTGAALRAVGWSWVPAGRTTPVLDDLDLTIAPGERVLLLGASGSGKSTLLQAWAGVLGGSDEGDQRGELLVDDRSPGEARGRVGLLLQDPDAQLVLARARDDVAFGPENLGVPAAQIAERVDACLAAVGLDLPDGAEGARLSGGQRQRLALAGVLALEPAALLLDEPTAQLDPAGVVQVARTVAELVRDRGLTLVVVEHRVDVWASLVDRVIVLDGGRVIADGPIDAVLAEQGQALAARGVWVAGREPEHPAPATAPAGAPLVRCEALDVRPAGGEPIELGLDLTVRAGEVIALTGPNGAGKSTVLLTLAGLLPPAGGLIEALEAGSPTEWSSAELAARFGVVFQNPEHQFVAGTVRDELAVGPRALERAASRGRGASPEAGPPTAARVDTLLDRLGLRRHAGSSPFSLSGGEQRRLSVATALATAPPVLLLDEPSFGQDARTWAGLAALLAEHRDAGGAVVMATHDRALVEALGAREVALPALDSRPEAEQPAQAELAEPLASARPGVADAGGRVGDDTPSAGEGFRGERTNSAARAGVDARARLDARAPLGERLNPVAAIAASLVPALLLVTTIDVVSAAVAVTLQWLLIPLLGIPWRTLLRRIAPILIAAPFAAITIVLYGQSSGTVYAEFLLVQISDGSIELAFATLLRILAIGVPAIALFARPDATRLGDALGQNLRLPSRFVLGGVAALRLLTVLRDDARMLERARRARGIGDRSRVRRAGGLVFSLLVLSIRRGSALAIGMEARGFGAPGPRTWTRPSPWRRSDTAVVVVAIAVAVIAVTTAVLVGSFNSVI
- a CDS encoding ECF transporter S component; this encodes MVSTATTTRTRPSMRWRVVDIVVASVLGVAGGLVFTLWNLVYSPLTAPIEAVLPGLQALVYAVWLFPAVLVGLIVRKPGAALYGELVAAAVSALLGGFWGWTALAWGLVQGLGAEIVFALFLYRAWSLVPAIVAGIGAAAGLVVMDLTFYYAAARPEFMVVYASSAIVSGALIAGLGSWLIVRGLARTGALSRFAAGREIAAREEPPSTS